In Thalassotalea fonticola, a single genomic region encodes these proteins:
- a CDS encoding NapC/NirT family cytochrome c, translated as MLDFMEWIFDLLEPFGLVIVIFAIVVVLLIIAFFVSRFFNKTAAYTSFFLLTVGIFVGVGSVVGFEVGMGMTNTEEFCTGCHLQPNATAETYHKSTHFKNKTGVRPVCSQCHVPVEFGNKMWRKIIASRELWSYFSGELDTTEQYLSKVVHMRDKEIARLKANDSQECRNCHEVSQMVFELQTAKAQEFHAVMKSEGKTCIDCHQGLTHLSEDVAVIVEAASH; from the coding sequence ATGCTAGATTTTATGGAATGGATTTTTGACTTACTAGAACCGTTTGGTCTGGTGATCGTAATATTTGCCATTGTGGTTGTTCTACTAATTATTGCATTTTTTGTTTCGCGGTTTTTCAACAAAACTGCTGCTTATACCAGTTTTTTTCTGCTCACTGTTGGCATCTTTGTTGGAGTCGGTAGTGTTGTTGGTTTTGAAGTTGGCATGGGAATGACAAATACAGAGGAGTTCTGTACCGGCTGTCATTTACAGCCTAACGCTACAGCTGAAACTTACCATAAATCTACTCATTTCAAGAATAAAACAGGCGTACGCCCTGTGTGTTCTCAATGTCATGTGCCGGTGGAGTTTGGTAATAAAATGTGGCGAAAAATTATTGCATCCCGTGAGTTATGGTCATATTTTTCGGGTGAGCTAGATACAACTGAACAATATTTATCAAAAGTAGTACATATGCGTGATAAAGAAATTGCTCGTTTAAAAGCTAATGACTCTCAAGAGTGTCGAAATTGTCATGAAGTGTCGCAAATGGTGTTTGAATTGCAAACAGCGAAAGCGCAAGAGTTTCATGCTGTAATGAAGAGTGAAGGTAAAACCTGCATTGATTGCCATCAAGGCCTTACTCATTTGTCTGAAGATGTTGCTGTAATTGTTGAAGCAGCCAGTCATTGA
- a CDS encoding MtrB/PioB family decaheme-associated outer membrane protein yields MNGWPSTYLFVLSLFSINGYAQQASEEEDPFAFLAEEKYQPKAIVEKGEIKNSPESEEDEEEDPFAFLAEEKYQPKMAVQEVDSPGFVQVDVLNVSADTFSFGQYNGLSEEGTHVNLSGYYRDFNTASSLVDYWHLDAQNLALDNRDLSLALGQVRAYNVEFNFNQTQQVKNLSGLTPYTNNGGLFTLPNSWVAAQTTDGMTAFNAIASSFEQTLEREKLNLEYSQYFGKNWFLTSDFSTEEKTGTKATGAALYANVQNGHSAILPQAIDQTTNKMEFSITYNQSNYSVKADYLFSQFENEQSSLTWQNPYSSLIGPNVAYPDGIGQIGVAPDNDLHQIRVLGHYIHSPKLRIIADTSYSLASQDENYLPYTINSQLVTGALPRTSLEGEAVTITVKTSVLYRYSNSLNFKGIYRYSERDNQSPRDAYQVVFADTWAPLEEKFRHYNAPHSKNSNYFELTTNYRLLSRSKASLIYAYEEIERYNYAVNSTIENSIKLKFRVHSETNLASRFELGFKDRAASLYHWERSYFSLFDAQLINQTPENQRYTNHPLLSQHYLSNREQFNGKANLNYPIADNIHLNYDISYKENDYDKSTLGLINDKSIFSSLNGIWIYSNTINFTSYLTYDRYEFEQAGREFTGGYEKSAFEQYASLPQASDSAKNWQITPDDSTISLGLSAHWDYLPKVIEMDFDYRFSDSTSKNDNFLSGGAADLTNVGLPDASNKEHHFEFNTLYHYKPNMSFSFSYQYYRFDGKDWAYDQVNPNSIAKVVGTGQRPANDQLHVFQLSFKYQIE; encoded by the coding sequence ATGAACGGATGGCCTTCTACTTACTTGTTTGTATTGAGCTTATTCAGCATTAATGGTTATGCGCAGCAGGCCAGTGAAGAAGAAGATCCGTTCGCGTTTTTAGCTGAAGAGAAATATCAACCTAAAGCTATTGTTGAAAAAGGTGAAATCAAGAACTCACCAGAAAGTGAAGAAGACGAAGAGGAAGATCCCTTTGCTTTTTTAGCTGAAGAAAAGTATCAGCCCAAGATGGCAGTGCAAGAAGTAGATTCACCAGGTTTTGTACAAGTCGATGTATTGAATGTAAGTGCAGACACGTTTAGTTTTGGTCAATATAACGGCTTAAGCGAAGAAGGTACCCATGTTAATTTATCTGGCTACTATAGAGATTTTAATACAGCTTCTTCATTAGTCGATTATTGGCATCTTGACGCACAAAATTTAGCTTTAGATAATCGTGATTTGTCCTTGGCATTAGGGCAAGTGCGTGCCTATAACGTTGAGTTTAATTTTAATCAAACACAACAAGTAAAAAATCTCTCCGGTTTAACCCCATATACAAATAATGGAGGGTTATTTACTTTACCGAATAGTTGGGTTGCCGCACAAACTACAGATGGCATGACTGCATTTAATGCCATAGCTAGTTCATTTGAGCAAACCTTGGAAAGAGAAAAGCTAAATTTAGAATACTCCCAGTACTTTGGCAAAAACTGGTTTTTAACCTCTGATTTCAGTACAGAAGAAAAAACCGGCACAAAAGCGACTGGTGCGGCGCTTTATGCAAATGTTCAAAATGGTCATTCGGCAATTTTACCGCAAGCTATTGATCAAACCACCAATAAAATGGAATTCTCGATAACTTATAACCAATCAAATTATTCAGTAAAAGCTGATTATCTGTTTTCTCAATTTGAAAATGAGCAATCATCGCTTACCTGGCAAAATCCATATTCTTCTTTAATCGGCCCTAACGTGGCTTACCCTGATGGAATAGGGCAAATTGGTGTTGCACCAGACAATGATCTTCATCAAATAAGAGTATTAGGCCATTATATTCATTCGCCAAAATTACGCATCATTGCTGATACGTCATATTCATTAGCTAGCCAAGATGAGAACTATTTACCCTATACCATTAATAGCCAACTTGTAACGGGAGCATTACCGCGCACAAGTTTAGAGGGTGAAGCTGTAACTATCACAGTAAAAACGTCTGTGCTTTATCGTTATTCAAATAGCTTAAATTTTAAGGGGATATACCGATATAGCGAACGCGATAATCAAAGCCCAAGAGATGCGTATCAAGTTGTTTTTGCTGACACCTGGGCGCCACTTGAGGAAAAATTCAGGCACTATAATGCACCGCATAGTAAAAATTCCAACTACTTTGAATTAACCACAAATTATCGGCTGCTAAGTCGCAGTAAGGCGTCATTAATTTATGCTTATGAAGAAATTGAACGTTATAACTATGCGGTTAACAGCACAATTGAAAACAGCATTAAACTAAAATTTAGAGTCCATTCTGAAACTAACCTGGCAAGTAGGTTCGAGTTAGGGTTTAAAGATAGAGCCGCATCGTTATATCACTGGGAACGTTCTTATTTTTCATTATTTGATGCTCAGCTGATTAACCAAACACCAGAAAATCAACGATATACCAATCACCCATTATTGAGTCAGCACTATTTATCAAACCGAGAACAATTTAATGGCAAGGCGAATTTAAATTATCCAATAGCAGATAATATTCACCTTAACTATGATATTAGCTATAAAGAAAATGATTATGATAAATCGACTTTAGGCTTAATTAACGACAAATCAATTTTCAGCTCTTTAAATGGCATTTGGATTTACTCCAATACAATTAATTTTACAAGTTATCTCACTTATGACCGTTATGAATTTGAACAAGCTGGCAGGGAGTTTACTGGCGGCTATGAAAAAAGTGCTTTCGAGCAATATGCATCATTGCCGCAAGCTAGCGACAGTGCAAAAAATTGGCAGATAACGCCAGATGACAGCACAATTTCTTTAGGCTTATCGGCACATTGGGATTATTTACCTAAGGTAATTGAAATGGACTTTGATTATCGCTTTAGTGATTCAACCAGTAAAAATGACAATTTTTTATCAGGTGGGGCAGCCGATTTAACTAACGTCGGCTTGCCCGATGCAAGCAACAAAGAACATCATTTTGAATTTAATACCTTATATCATTATAAACCCAATATGAGTTTTTCATTTAGTTACCAGTATTACCGCTTTGATGGTAAAGATTGGGCATATGATCAGGTAAATCCAAATTCAATTGCAAAAGTGGTAGGGACAGGTCAACGCCCGGCTAATGACCAACTGCATGTGTTTCAACTTTCTTTTAAGTATCAAATTGAATAG
- a CDS encoding DmsE family decaheme c-type cytochrome, which translates to MIKKIKIAKALSARVTSRVAAILMVFTLNSVFAAEQPVAEPAAEVNCMGCHQETQKTPIHAIWQTPHGKVLGKNNQTCVACHGPSVEHGKVPRDNSPSLSFGPKWPSQFNEQSAVCLGCHEKGNQLMWLSGVHNDEQLSCLSCHNIHARIDDVLVRLEQSETCFTCHKSVQASAHMQSNHPILEGKTTCVDCHNPHGNISEHSLNEPTVNDTCFSCHAEKRGPFLFEHAPVAEECTICHKPHGSVNASLLKTRGPFLCQQCHSAAFHPSVQHDGSGLPNSGQGSEFLIGKNCLNCHSQIHGSNHPSGSRLTR; encoded by the coding sequence GTGATTAAAAAAATAAAAATAGCTAAAGCTTTAAGCGCCAGAGTAACTAGTAGGGTCGCAGCCATCTTAATGGTATTTACGCTCAATAGTGTATTTGCAGCAGAGCAACCTGTTGCTGAACCTGCAGCAGAAGTTAATTGCATGGGCTGTCATCAAGAAACACAGAAAACACCTATTCATGCTATTTGGCAAACACCGCATGGCAAAGTGCTTGGCAAAAATAATCAAACTTGTGTTGCTTGCCATGGCCCAAGTGTGGAGCATGGCAAGGTGCCAAGAGATAATTCTCCAAGTTTAAGTTTTGGTCCTAAATGGCCAAGTCAATTTAACGAGCAATCTGCAGTATGCTTAGGCTGTCACGAAAAAGGAAATCAATTAATGTGGTTAAGTGGAGTACATAATGACGAACAGTTATCTTGTTTATCATGCCATAACATCCACGCCAGAATAGATGATGTTCTCGTTCGATTAGAGCAATCAGAAACCTGTTTTACCTGCCATAAATCAGTGCAAGCGTCTGCTCATATGCAATCGAATCATCCAATTTTAGAAGGCAAAACAACCTGCGTAGATTGTCATAATCCACACGGTAATATTAGCGAGCATTCTCTGAATGAACCTACGGTAAACGATACTTGCTTTTCATGTCATGCCGAAAAGCGGGGACCATTTTTATTTGAGCATGCACCTGTTGCTGAAGAGTGCACTATTTGTCACAAACCACATGGTTCGGTTAATGCTAGCTTACTGAAAACTCGTGGCCCGTTTTTATGTCAACAATGTCATTCTGCAGCATTTCATCCAAGTGTTCAACATGATGGTTCAGGGCTTCCCAATTCTGGGCAGGGCTCTGAATTCTTAATAGGAAAAAATTGCTTAAACTGTCATTCTCAAATTCATGGTTCAAATCATCCTTCTGGCTCAAGGTTAACGAGGTAG
- a CDS encoding c-type cytochrome, with translation MRSGNSSGLLSATLFHLENFYKLLLVISLLSLAGCDHDDDDDNDENPDTNITANAGVDQQVNSQVIVTLSGSGSTDTGTISSYAWTQTSGDTVSLLNSDNATASFTSPSNPIDNALTFELTVTDSESNFATDTVNITVQVDGGGGTTPPTAEAGTDKSAMYGDVVNLFGLGTDSDGNVVSYQWQQTSGTAVTLINPTFPTTKFTVPDIEPTDLVFELTVTDNDGLTATDTVTVSIEGEIVEPPVDGVLLFETNCGGCHTANGLGTPGGSDKTGRTAQQITDAIANVSAMNSLDFLTAEEIQAISEAITPETIDGAALFESDCGGCHTGNGLGSGSSGPDLTSYTFEQLTARQDMVGHLTDPEVQAIADALVPEIIDGAALFESDCGGCHTGNGLGSGSSGPDLTSYIFEQLTARQDMVGHLTDPEVQAIADALVPEIIDGAALFESDCGGCHTGNGLGSGSSGPDLTSYTFEQLTARQDMVGHLTDPEVQAIAGALVPEIIDGAQVFTDTCGGCHTANGLGSGSSDKTNRNVTQIMNASMTQGLSDLELQAVEEAITNQTQLFDDNCSSCHSRADKANRSSAEIANAIATIGSMMTASLEVLNERQLDVISTELIDGADLFTNTCGGCHTANGLGSGSSDKTNKNIEQIKGASMTQGLNDTQLQAIEEAITNQPQLFDDNCSSCHSRADKANRSSAEIANAIATIGSMMTASLEVLNERQLDVISTELIDGADLFTNTCGGCHTANGLGSGSSDKTNKNIEQIKGASMTQGLNDTQLQAIEEAITNQPQLFDDNCSSCHSRADKANRSSAEIANAIATIGSMMTASLEVLNERQLDVISTELIDGADLFTNTCGGCHTANGLGSGSSDKTNKNIEQIKGASMSQGLNDTQLQAIEEAITNQPQLFDDNCSGCHTRADKANRSAAEIANAIATIGSMMTASLEVLNERQLDVISTELIDGADLFTNTCGGCHTANGLGSGSSDKTNKNIEQIKGASMSQGLNDTQLQAIEEAITNQPQLFDDNCSGCHTRADKANRSAAEIANAIATIGSMMTASLEILNDRQHIVISNELIDGSSLFTNNCTGCHQGNGMGSTGSDKTDATAAEISGAIEGDFGGMGQFSDYTSAQVQAIADALLSTP, from the coding sequence CAGACAATGCAACAGCAAGTTTCACCAGCCCAAGCAATCCAATAGATAATGCTTTAACTTTTGAACTAACTGTTACCGACTCAGAAAGCAATTTTGCCACCGATACCGTAAATATTACTGTTCAAGTTGATGGTGGCGGTGGTACAACTCCGCCAACAGCAGAAGCTGGAACCGATAAGAGCGCAATGTATGGCGATGTTGTTAATCTATTCGGCCTTGGTACCGATTCAGATGGCAATGTTGTAAGTTACCAATGGCAGCAAACATCTGGTACAGCAGTAACCTTAATCAATCCAACCTTTCCCACAACCAAATTTACAGTTCCTGATATTGAGCCTACCGATTTAGTATTTGAACTTACTGTTACTGACAATGATGGTTTAACTGCGACCGATACAGTAACTGTTTCTATTGAGGGGGAGATTGTCGAACCACCGGTAGATGGTGTGCTCCTATTTGAAACAAACTGTGGTGGTTGTCATACAGCAAATGGGTTAGGTACCCCTGGCGGGAGTGATAAAACAGGTAGAACAGCTCAGCAAATTACGGATGCTATTGCCAATGTAAGTGCGATGAATTCGTTGGACTTCTTAACAGCAGAAGAAATACAGGCGATATCAGAGGCTATAACACCTGAAACTATTGACGGCGCAGCATTGTTTGAATCTGATTGTGGTGGCTGTCATACGGGCAATGGACTGGGCTCTGGTAGCTCAGGACCGGATTTAACAAGTTATACCTTTGAGCAGTTAACTGCACGCCAAGATATGGTTGGGCATTTAACTGACCCTGAAGTGCAAGCAATTGCAGATGCACTTGTGCCTGAAATTATTGATGGTGCGGCATTATTTGAAAGTGATTGTGGTGGCTGTCATACGGGCAATGGACTGGGCTCTGGTAGCTCAGGACCGGATTTAACCAGTTATATCTTTGAGCAGTTAACTGCACGCCAAGATATGGTTGGGCATTTAACTGACCCTGAAGTGCAAGCAATTGCAGATGCACTTGTGCCTGAAATTATTGATGGAGCGGCATTATTTGAAAGTGATTGTGGTGGCTGTCATACGGGCAATGGACTGGGCTCTGGTAGCTCAGGACCGGATTTAACCAGTTATACCTTTGAGCAGTTAACTGCACGCCAAGATATGGTTGGGCATTTAACTGACCCTGAAGTGCAAGCAATTGCAGGTGCACTTGTGCCTGAGATTATTGATGGTGCACAAGTGTTTACTGATACCTGTGGTGGATGTCATACCGCGAATGGTCTTGGCTCGGGCAGTTCAGATAAGACTAATCGCAATGTTACTCAAATAATGAATGCCAGTATGACACAAGGTTTGTCCGACTTAGAATTACAGGCTGTTGAAGAAGCTATCACTAATCAAACGCAACTATTTGATGATAACTGTAGTAGTTGTCATAGCCGAGCAGATAAAGCCAATCGAAGTAGCGCTGAAATTGCCAATGCGATAGCGACAATCGGTTCAATGATGACGGCGAGTTTAGAGGTGTTAAATGAGCGTCAACTTGACGTCATTTCTACAGAGTTAATTGATGGTGCTGATTTGTTCACGAATACTTGTGGCGGTTGTCATACGGCAAACGGTTTAGGCTCGGGCAGTTCAGATAAAACAAATAAAAATATTGAGCAAATCAAAGGCGCCAGTATGACGCAAGGGTTGAATGATACTCAGTTGCAAGCCATTGAAGAAGCAATCACCAATCAGCCACAGCTGTTTGATGATAACTGTAGTAGTTGTCATAGCCGAGCAGATAAAGCCAATCGAAGTAGCGCTGAAATTGCCAATGCGATAGCGACAATCGGTTCAATGATGACGGCGAGTTTAGAGGTGTTAAATGAGCGTCAACTTGACGTCATTTCTACAGAGTTAATTGATGGTGCTGATTTGTTCACGAATACTTGTGGCGGTTGTCATACGGCAAACGGTTTAGGCTCGGGCAGTTCAGATAAAACAAATAAAAATATTGAGCAAATCAAAGGCGCCAGTATGACGCAAGGGTTGAATGATACTCAGTTGCAAGCCATTGAAGAAGCAATCACCAATCAGCCACAGCTGTTTGATGATAACTGTAGTAGTTGTCATAGCCGAGCAGATAAAGCCAATCGAAGTAGCGCTGAAATTGCCAATGCGATAGCGACAATCGGTTCAATGATGACGGCGAGTTTAGAGGTGTTAAATGAGCGTCAACTTGACGTCATTTCTACAGAGTTAATTGATGGTGCTGATTTGTTCACGAATACTTGTGGCGGTTGTCATACGGCAAACGGTTTAGGCTCGGGCAGTTCAGATAAAACAAATAAAAATATTGAGCAAATCAAAGGCGCCAGTATGTCGCAAGGGTTGAATGATACTCAGTTGCAAGCCATTGAAGAAGCAATCACCAATCAGCCACAGCTGTTTGATGATAACTGTAGTGGTTGTCATACACGCGCGGATAAAGCCAACCGAAGTGCTGCCGAAATTGCCAATGCAATAGCGACAATCGGTTCAATGATGACGGCGAGTTTAGAGGTGTTAAATGAGCGTCAACTTGACGTCATTTCTACAGAGTTAATTGATGGTGCTGATTTGTTCACGAATACTTGTGGCGGTTGTCATACGGCAAACGGTTTAGGCTCGGGCAGTTCAGATAAAACAAATAAAAATATTGAGCAAATCAAAGGCGCCAGTATGTCGCAAGGGTTGAATGATACTCAGTTGCAAGCCATTGAAGAAGCAATCACCAATCAGCCACAGCTGTTTGATGATAACTGTAGTGGTTGTCATACACGCGCGGATAAAGCCAACCGAAGTGCTGCCGAAATTGCCAATGCAATAGCGACAATCGGTTCAATGATGACGGCGAGTTTAGAGATTTTAAATGATAGGCAGCACATTGTTATATCAAACGAATTAATTGATGGAAGCTCATTATTTACAAATAATTGCACTGGCTGTCACCAAGGTAATGGAATGGGAAGTACAGGCTCCGATAAAACTGATGCGACAGCTGCTGAAATATCGGGTGCTATAGAGGGCGATTTTGGCGGTATGGGACAGTTTTCAGATTATACGAGTGCTCAAGTTCAAGCAATAGCCGATGCTCTCTTATCAACACCATAA
- a CDS encoding cytochrome c3 family protein gives MQQNTLFKLPSTVVFILLALLSLFITCGVNAQQISAKIECTSCHDPDVIPKIKAMHNSKHWDEMIKESPVNNEGCVACHGDSQTHAATPTKFQPKTSYGPRWTSTIDQQNNTCLNCHEKTATHKQWRAGKHAAQEVTCVTCHDVHVDLDPVREESTQAEVCTVCHKVQKNGIHHFKDKIEDNPKCSTCHNPHANPLPQFMMLENRSLGCRNCHDFREMQLSSEVSLKAKNYHLVMQHKDRTCVDCHLGVAHVDKDNFSKLREGGLASMLVDVFHPGQSDGDWLLEEHPGAQALRQGRNCRQCHLGEAKELGKALAPKGVIASIESKVSVKKVASAVQFTITWQGSENDTSLAIMYDNGQIDAFSKGGCWASCHGDLPDMSRDRNLEKTKYLLSSLKQQYSVGFPSVKYDQKTLDKMIASGEFVELWKVNLSKGKFANLQRFIILDERKETELGQLTASANFVNGLWTVIINKAIDDEVKPLIEGNDITFGVAIHLNGKSGAEHKVSLPLTISSDGIDTDFILQ, from the coding sequence ATGCAACAAAACACTTTGTTTAAATTACCTTCAACAGTAGTTTTTATATTATTGGCTTTGCTTAGTTTATTTATAACTTGCGGAGTTAATGCACAACAAATATCGGCAAAAATTGAATGTACAAGCTGCCATGATCCAGATGTGATCCCAAAGATAAAAGCGATGCACAATAGCAAGCATTGGGATGAAATGATCAAAGAATCGCCGGTGAATAATGAAGGGTGTGTCGCTTGTCATGGCGACAGTCAAACCCACGCAGCAACGCCAACCAAATTTCAGCCTAAAACAAGTTACGGTCCAAGATGGACAAGTACGATTGATCAACAAAATAATACCTGTTTAAACTGCCATGAAAAAACCGCAACTCATAAACAATGGCGTGCTGGTAAACATGCAGCGCAAGAGGTTACCTGTGTAACCTGCCATGATGTTCATGTAGATCTTGATCCCGTCCGAGAAGAGAGTACTCAGGCAGAAGTATGTACTGTTTGCCATAAAGTTCAAAAAAATGGCATCCATCATTTTAAAGATAAAATAGAAGATAATCCTAAATGTTCAACTTGCCATAATCCCCATGCGAATCCTTTACCACAATTTATGATGTTGGAAAATAGATCATTAGGTTGCCGAAATTGTCATGACTTTAGAGAAATGCAGCTGAGCAGTGAGGTAAGCCTTAAGGCAAAAAATTATCATTTAGTGATGCAGCATAAAGACAGAACCTGTGTCGATTGTCATCTTGGTGTTGCTCATGTTGATAAAGATAATTTTTCTAAATTACGGGAAGGTGGATTAGCTTCAATGTTGGTTGATGTATTCCATCCTGGGCAATCAGATGGCGACTGGTTACTGGAAGAGCATCCCGGTGCGCAAGCACTACGTCAAGGTAGAAATTGCCGTCAATGCCATTTGGGCGAAGCTAAAGAGCTTGGTAAGGCCCTTGCTCCTAAAGGCGTTATTGCAAGTATAGAGTCTAAAGTGTCGGTTAAAAAAGTGGCATCGGCAGTGCAGTTTACTATTACTTGGCAGGGTAGTGAAAATGATACTAGTCTCGCAATAATGTATGACAATGGCCAAATTGATGCCTTTTCAAAAGGTGGTTGCTGGGCATCGTGTCATGGTGATTTACCTGACATGAGCCGAGATAGAAACCTTGAAAAAACTAAATATTTATTAAGCTCATTAAAGCAACAATACAGTGTAGGTTTTCCCAGTGTTAAATATGATCAAAAAACACTTGATAAAATGATAGCTAGTGGTGAATTTGTTGAATTATGGAAGGTTAATTTAAGCAAAGGTAAATTTGCTAATCTACAGCGCTTTATAATTTTAGATGAGCGCAAAGAAACCGAGCTCGGGCAATTAACGGCCAGTGCAAACTTTGTTAATGGTCTGTGGACTGTAATTATTAACAAAGCAATAGATGATGAAGTGAAACCGCTTATTGAGGGTAATGATATTACCTTTGGCGTAGCCATTCACTTAAATGGTAAGTCAGGTGCTGAACATAAAGTTTCATTACCATTGACCATCTCTTCAGATGGTATAGATACCGACTTTATTTTGCAGTAA